Proteins encoded together in one Solanum lycopersicum chromosome 7, SLM_r2.1 window:
- the LOC101267625 gene encoding uncharacterized protein isoform X8, producing MTQNPAVQKKISVLNQHNEKLAGVLHDTGSMEIVVLCHGFRSSKDFNTMVNLAVALEKEGISVFRFDFPGNGEADDLHSVVEYFKGANRKVTAVLGHSKGGDVVLLYASKYHDVHTVINLSGRYNLEKGIAERLGKDFLEIIKKESFIDVKNRAGNVDYRVTEESLMDRLNTNMHDACLQIDKGCRVLTVHGSADEIIPVEDALEFDEIIPNHKLHIIEGANHCYTSHQAELMPVILPFIKEGLQH from the exons ATGACACAAAACCCag CTGTGCAGAAGAAAATTTCAGTGCTGAACCAACACAATGAGAAACTAGCCGGAGTGTTGCATGATACTGGATCTATGGAGATCGTGGTCTTGTGTCATGGATTTAGATCGTCAAAG GACTTCAACACTATGGTGAACCTTGCTGTTGCCCTGGAGAAAGAAGGAATCAGTGTATTTCGCTTTGATTTCCCTGGAAATGG AGAGGCGGATGACTTGCATTCTGTGGTTGAATATTTCAAAGGAGCAAACCGCAAAGTAACAGCAGTCCTTGGACATAGTAAAG GAGGGGATGTTGTGCTTCTATATGCTTCTAAGTATCATGATGTTCACACAGTCATCAATTTGTCAGGCCGTTATAATCTTGAGAAAGGCATAGCAGAGCGCTTGGGGAAGGACTTTCTGGAAATAATCAAGAAGGAAAGCTTCATTGATGTTAAAAATAGAGCAG GAAATGTTGATTACCGTGTTACCGAGGAAAGTTTAATGGATCGACTTAATACAAACATGCATGATGCATGCCTTCAAATTGACAAAGGATGCAG GGTATTGACAGTTCATGGGTCTGCGGATGAAATTATTCCAGTGGAGGATGCGTTAGAGTTTGATGAAATCATACCGAACCACAAATTGCATATCATCGAAGGAGCCAATCATTGCTATACATCACACCAAGCTGAGTTAATGCCTGTGATCTTGCCATTCATAAAGGAAGGTCTGCAACACTGA
- the LOC101267625 gene encoding uncharacterized protein isoform X2, producing MGILAYNVNVVSPNFVLPKRSLFISEFPLPQIRFNPSSRRSIKLQVAFRMTQNPAVQKKISVLNQHNEKLAGVLHDTGSMEIVVLCHGFRSSKDFNTMVNLAVALEKEGISVFRFDFPGNGESEGSFQYGNYCREADDLHSVVEYFKGANRKVTAVLGHSKGGDVVLLYASKYHDVHTVINLSGRYNLEKGIAERLGKDFLEIIKKESFIDVKNRAGNVDYRVTEESLMDRLNTNMHDACLQIDKGCRVLTVHGSADEIIPVEDALEFDEIIPNHKLHIIEGANHCYTSHQAELMPVILPFIKEGLQH from the exons ATGGGAATTTTGGCCTATAATGTCAATGTGGTATCCCCAAATTTTGTTCTACCCAAAAGATCACTTTTTATCTCAGAATTTCCTCTTCCACAGATTCGCTTTAATCCCTCAAGCAGGCGCAGCATCAAACTTCAAGTAGCTTTCAGAATGACACAAAACCCag CTGTGCAGAAGAAAATTTCAGTGCTGAACCAACACAATGAGAAACTAGCCGGAGTGTTGCATGATACTGGATCTATGGAGATCGTGGTCTTGTGTCATGGATTTAGATCGTCAAAG GACTTCAACACTATGGTGAACCTTGCTGTTGCCCTGGAGAAAGAAGGAATCAGTGTATTTCGCTTTGATTTCCCTGGAAATGG TGAAAGTGAAGGTTCATTTCAGTATGGTAACTACTGTAGAGAGGCGGATGACTTGCATTCTGTGGTTGAATATTTCAAAGGAGCAAACCGCAAAGTAACAGCAGTCCTTGGACATAGTAAAG GAGGGGATGTTGTGCTTCTATATGCTTCTAAGTATCATGATGTTCACACAGTCATCAATTTGTCAGGCCGTTATAATCTTGAGAAAGGCATAGCAGAGCGCTTGGGGAAGGACTTTCTGGAAATAATCAAGAAGGAAAGCTTCATTGATGTTAAAAATAGAGCAG GAAATGTTGATTACCGTGTTACCGAGGAAAGTTTAATGGATCGACTTAATACAAACATGCATGATGCATGCCTTCAAATTGACAAAGGATGCAG GGTATTGACAGTTCATGGGTCTGCGGATGAAATTATTCCAGTGGAGGATGCGTTAGAGTTTGATGAAATCATACCGAACCACAAATTGCATATCATCGAAGGAGCCAATCATTGCTATACATCACACCAAGCTGAGTTAATGCCTGTGATCTTGCCATTCATAAAGGAAGGTCTGCAACACTGA
- the LOC101267625 gene encoding uncharacterized protein isoform X5 — protein MTQNPAAVQKKISVLNQHNEKLAGVLHDTGSMEIVVLCHGFRSSKDFNTMVNLAVALEKEGISVFRFDFPGNGESEGSFQYGNYCREADDLHSVVEYFKGANRKVTAVLGHSKGGDVVLLYASKYHDVHTVINLSGRYNLEKGIAERLGKDFLEIIKKESFIDVKNRAGNVDYRVTEESLMDRLNTNMHDACLQIDKGCRVLTVHGSADEIIPVEDALEFDEIIPNHKLHIIEGANHCYTSHQAELMPVILPFIKEGLQH, from the exons ATGACACAAAACCCag CAGCTGTGCAGAAGAAAATTTCAGTGCTGAACCAACACAATGAGAAACTAGCCGGAGTGTTGCATGATACTGGATCTATGGAGATCGTGGTCTTGTGTCATGGATTTAGATCGTCAAAG GACTTCAACACTATGGTGAACCTTGCTGTTGCCCTGGAGAAAGAAGGAATCAGTGTATTTCGCTTTGATTTCCCTGGAAATGG TGAAAGTGAAGGTTCATTTCAGTATGGTAACTACTGTAGAGAGGCGGATGACTTGCATTCTGTGGTTGAATATTTCAAAGGAGCAAACCGCAAAGTAACAGCAGTCCTTGGACATAGTAAAG GAGGGGATGTTGTGCTTCTATATGCTTCTAAGTATCATGATGTTCACACAGTCATCAATTTGTCAGGCCGTTATAATCTTGAGAAAGGCATAGCAGAGCGCTTGGGGAAGGACTTTCTGGAAATAATCAAGAAGGAAAGCTTCATTGATGTTAAAAATAGAGCAG GAAATGTTGATTACCGTGTTACCGAGGAAAGTTTAATGGATCGACTTAATACAAACATGCATGATGCATGCCTTCAAATTGACAAAGGATGCAG GGTATTGACAGTTCATGGGTCTGCGGATGAAATTATTCCAGTGGAGGATGCGTTAGAGTTTGATGAAATCATACCGAACCACAAATTGCATATCATCGAAGGAGCCAATCATTGCTATACATCACACCAAGCTGAGTTAATGCCTGTGATCTTGCCATTCATAAAGGAAGGTCTGCAACACTGA
- the LOC101267625 gene encoding uncharacterized protein isoform X1 — MGILAYNVNVVSPNFVLPKRSLFISEFPLPQIRFNPSSRRSIKLQVAFRMTQNPAAVQKKISVLNQHNEKLAGVLHDTGSMEIVVLCHGFRSSKDFNTMVNLAVALEKEGISVFRFDFPGNGESEGSFQYGNYCREADDLHSVVEYFKGANRKVTAVLGHSKGGDVVLLYASKYHDVHTVINLSGRYNLEKGIAERLGKDFLEIIKKESFIDVKNRAGNVDYRVTEESLMDRLNTNMHDACLQIDKGCRVLTVHGSADEIIPVEDALEFDEIIPNHKLHIIEGANHCYTSHQAELMPVILPFIKEGLQH; from the exons ATGGGAATTTTGGCCTATAATGTCAATGTGGTATCCCCAAATTTTGTTCTACCCAAAAGATCACTTTTTATCTCAGAATTTCCTCTTCCACAGATTCGCTTTAATCCCTCAAGCAGGCGCAGCATCAAACTTCAAGTAGCTTTCAGAATGACACAAAACCCag CAGCTGTGCAGAAGAAAATTTCAGTGCTGAACCAACACAATGAGAAACTAGCCGGAGTGTTGCATGATACTGGATCTATGGAGATCGTGGTCTTGTGTCATGGATTTAGATCGTCAAAG GACTTCAACACTATGGTGAACCTTGCTGTTGCCCTGGAGAAAGAAGGAATCAGTGTATTTCGCTTTGATTTCCCTGGAAATGG TGAAAGTGAAGGTTCATTTCAGTATGGTAACTACTGTAGAGAGGCGGATGACTTGCATTCTGTGGTTGAATATTTCAAAGGAGCAAACCGCAAAGTAACAGCAGTCCTTGGACATAGTAAAG GAGGGGATGTTGTGCTTCTATATGCTTCTAAGTATCATGATGTTCACACAGTCATCAATTTGTCAGGCCGTTATAATCTTGAGAAAGGCATAGCAGAGCGCTTGGGGAAGGACTTTCTGGAAATAATCAAGAAGGAAAGCTTCATTGATGTTAAAAATAGAGCAG GAAATGTTGATTACCGTGTTACCGAGGAAAGTTTAATGGATCGACTTAATACAAACATGCATGATGCATGCCTTCAAATTGACAAAGGATGCAG GGTATTGACAGTTCATGGGTCTGCGGATGAAATTATTCCAGTGGAGGATGCGTTAGAGTTTGATGAAATCATACCGAACCACAAATTGCATATCATCGAAGGAGCCAATCATTGCTATACATCACACCAAGCTGAGTTAATGCCTGTGATCTTGCCATTCATAAAGGAAGGTCTGCAACACTGA
- the LOC101267625 gene encoding uncharacterized protein isoform X3 — MGILAYNVNVVSPNFVLPKRSLFISEFPLPQIRFNPSSRRSIKLQVAFRMTQNPAAVQKKISVLNQHNEKLAGVLHDTGSMEIVVLCHGFRSSKDFNTMVNLAVALEKEGISVFRFDFPGNGEADDLHSVVEYFKGANRKVTAVLGHSKGGDVVLLYASKYHDVHTVINLSGRYNLEKGIAERLGKDFLEIIKKESFIDVKNRAGNVDYRVTEESLMDRLNTNMHDACLQIDKGCRVLTVHGSADEIIPVEDALEFDEIIPNHKLHIIEGANHCYTSHQAELMPVILPFIKEGLQH; from the exons ATGGGAATTTTGGCCTATAATGTCAATGTGGTATCCCCAAATTTTGTTCTACCCAAAAGATCACTTTTTATCTCAGAATTTCCTCTTCCACAGATTCGCTTTAATCCCTCAAGCAGGCGCAGCATCAAACTTCAAGTAGCTTTCAGAATGACACAAAACCCag CAGCTGTGCAGAAGAAAATTTCAGTGCTGAACCAACACAATGAGAAACTAGCCGGAGTGTTGCATGATACTGGATCTATGGAGATCGTGGTCTTGTGTCATGGATTTAGATCGTCAAAG GACTTCAACACTATGGTGAACCTTGCTGTTGCCCTGGAGAAAGAAGGAATCAGTGTATTTCGCTTTGATTTCCCTGGAAATGG AGAGGCGGATGACTTGCATTCTGTGGTTGAATATTTCAAAGGAGCAAACCGCAAAGTAACAGCAGTCCTTGGACATAGTAAAG GAGGGGATGTTGTGCTTCTATATGCTTCTAAGTATCATGATGTTCACACAGTCATCAATTTGTCAGGCCGTTATAATCTTGAGAAAGGCATAGCAGAGCGCTTGGGGAAGGACTTTCTGGAAATAATCAAGAAGGAAAGCTTCATTGATGTTAAAAATAGAGCAG GAAATGTTGATTACCGTGTTACCGAGGAAAGTTTAATGGATCGACTTAATACAAACATGCATGATGCATGCCTTCAAATTGACAAAGGATGCAG GGTATTGACAGTTCATGGGTCTGCGGATGAAATTATTCCAGTGGAGGATGCGTTAGAGTTTGATGAAATCATACCGAACCACAAATTGCATATCATCGAAGGAGCCAATCATTGCTATACATCACACCAAGCTGAGTTAATGCCTGTGATCTTGCCATTCATAAAGGAAGGTCTGCAACACTGA
- the LOC101267625 gene encoding uncharacterized protein isoform X7 — MTQNPAAVQKKISVLNQHNEKLAGVLHDTGSMEIVVLCHGFRSSKDFNTMVNLAVALEKEGISVFRFDFPGNGEADDLHSVVEYFKGANRKVTAVLGHSKGGDVVLLYASKYHDVHTVINLSGRYNLEKGIAERLGKDFLEIIKKESFIDVKNRAGNVDYRVTEESLMDRLNTNMHDACLQIDKGCRVLTVHGSADEIIPVEDALEFDEIIPNHKLHIIEGANHCYTSHQAELMPVILPFIKEGLQH; from the exons ATGACACAAAACCCag CAGCTGTGCAGAAGAAAATTTCAGTGCTGAACCAACACAATGAGAAACTAGCCGGAGTGTTGCATGATACTGGATCTATGGAGATCGTGGTCTTGTGTCATGGATTTAGATCGTCAAAG GACTTCAACACTATGGTGAACCTTGCTGTTGCCCTGGAGAAAGAAGGAATCAGTGTATTTCGCTTTGATTTCCCTGGAAATGG AGAGGCGGATGACTTGCATTCTGTGGTTGAATATTTCAAAGGAGCAAACCGCAAAGTAACAGCAGTCCTTGGACATAGTAAAG GAGGGGATGTTGTGCTTCTATATGCTTCTAAGTATCATGATGTTCACACAGTCATCAATTTGTCAGGCCGTTATAATCTTGAGAAAGGCATAGCAGAGCGCTTGGGGAAGGACTTTCTGGAAATAATCAAGAAGGAAAGCTTCATTGATGTTAAAAATAGAGCAG GAAATGTTGATTACCGTGTTACCGAGGAAAGTTTAATGGATCGACTTAATACAAACATGCATGATGCATGCCTTCAAATTGACAAAGGATGCAG GGTATTGACAGTTCATGGGTCTGCGGATGAAATTATTCCAGTGGAGGATGCGTTAGAGTTTGATGAAATCATACCGAACCACAAATTGCATATCATCGAAGGAGCCAATCATTGCTATACATCACACCAAGCTGAGTTAATGCCTGTGATCTTGCCATTCATAAAGGAAGGTCTGCAACACTGA
- the LOC101267912 gene encoding CRM-domain containing factor CFM3, chloroplastic/mitochondrial, with protein MAAMASTPLSFDYISSKQLQFSIPIPKIQDWHSCRAKNVVRVYCSSPQTIHSNREKQINEIKKQRKPRPSFVKQVQDKWSVKPTSLREKFPWQEGNSVSVEEVVEAQVQISKLENPVVNDSVSSGSRVKVNLAPWVHGKQPKISQLGESSSLDKSLENCEDIGSSREQKSLNKQVNVDGTDFEKDIKLESKVEAHVDKGITYANESVRLPWEGDKLRKSNAELAEKLIPEAQLKRLRNAALRMVERIKVGSGGVTQELVDSIQKKWKVDEIVKLRFEGAPSHNMKRTHDILEHRTGGLVIWRSGSSIVLYRGISYKLPCVQSFTSKNHDVNESEYPNNDSCQSLGVKCLNEAVERPRNGSTDLSGEEIVDLSELNMILDEVGPRFKDWSGRGPMPVDADLLPAVVPGYRPPFRRLPYGAKLNLKNKEMTYLRRTARIMPPHFALGRNRQLQGLAAAMVKLWRRSAIAKIAIKRGVLNTSNERMAEELKVLTGGTLLSRNKDYIVFYRGNDFLSPRVTEALEEAERKSDFLQDQEEQARQRAATSIDSDTRAPKRPLVAGTLSETMAATSRWGNQPSIEEREKMLRDAAVARHASLVKYLDEKLALAKGKVKKAENMLRKLQENREPSELPTDLEILSAEERFLFRKMGLSMKPFLLLGRRDVFDGTIENIHLHWKYRELVKIIAERRNAAQIKHIAITLEAESGGLLVSIDKTTQGYAIILYRGKNYQRPNEFRPKNLLTKRQALARSIELQRREALKHHITELQDKIQNLKSELEDTEMVEEIDEETLFSRLDASDDEDDVEKQFDAEDHN; from the exons ATGGCCGCTATGGCGTCTACGCCGTTATCATTTGATTACATTTCTTCGAAGCAGCTTCAATTTTCAATACCCATACCCAAAATTCAAGATTGGCACAGCTGTAGAGCTAAAAATGTAGTTAGAGTTTATTGTTCTTCTCCCCAAACAATCCATTCGAACAGAGAAAAGCAAATCAATGAGATAAAGAAGCAGAGGAAACCCAGACCAAGCTTTGTTAAACAAGTTCAAGATAAATGGTCTGTAAAACCCACTTCATTGAGGGAGAAATTCCCTTGGCAAGAAGGGAATTCAGTATCAGTAGAAGAAGTTGTAGAAGCACAAGTGCAGATTTCTAAGTTGGAAAATCCAGTAGTGAATGATTCAGTAAGTTCTGGTTCAAGAGTTAAGGTTAATTTAGCTCCCTGGGTTCATGGAAAACAACCCAAAATATCTCAGCTTGGTGAAAGCAGCAGTCTTGATAAATCTCTTGAGAATTGTGAAGATATTGGGTCAAGTAGGGAGCAAAAATCTTTAAACAAACAAGTAAACGTTGATGGGACTGATTTTGAGAAAGATATCAAATTGGAATCAAAAGTTGAAGCCCATGTTGACAAGGGGATTACTTATGCTAACGAGTCAGTAAGATTGCCATGGGAAGGTGACAAGTTGAGAAAAAGTAATGCAGAATTGGCAGAGAAATTGATACCTGAGGCTCAACTGAAGAGGCTTAGGAATGCAGCATTGAGGATGGTGGAGAGAATAAAGGTTGGGTCAGGTGGTGTAACACAGGAACTTGTTGACTCCATTCAGAAAAAGTGGAAAGTGGATGAGATTGTTAAATTGAGATTTGAAGGTGCTCCTTCTCATAATATGAAGAGGACACATGATATTCTAGAG CATAGAACTGGAGGATTGGTGATTTGGAGATCAGGCAGTTCCATAGTGTTATACAGAGGAATATCATACAAGCTTCCTTGTGTACAATCATTTACTTCAAAAAACCATGATGTTAATGAATCAGAGTATCCAAATAATGATAGTTGTCAAAGCCTTGGAGTCAAATGCTTAAATGAAGCTGTTGAAAGGCCAAGAAATGGTTCCACTGATCTGTCTGGTGAAGAAATAGTGGATTTAAGCGAGCTCAACATGATTTTGGATGAAGTTGGTCCACGATTTAAAGATTGGTCGGGTCGTGGGCCAATGCCTGTTGATGCTGATCTGTTGCCTGCTGTTGTTCCTGGATATAGACCTCCTTTTCGCCGTCTTCCTTATGGAGCTAAACTTAacctaaaaaataaagaaatgacaTACCTACGCAGAACTGCAAGAATTATGCCCCCTCATTTTGCTTTAG GAAGGAACAGACAATTGCAAGGTTTAGCTGCAGCCATGGTTAAACTCTGGAGAAGAAGCGCTATTGCCAAGATAGCCATAAAACGTGGTGTGCTTAACACAAGCAATGAAAGAATGGCAGAAGAACTTAAG GTATTGACCGGAGGAACACTACTCTCCAGGAATAAGGATTATATTGTCTTTTACAGGGGCAATGATTTCCTGTCACCTCGTGTCACAGAAGCGCTTGAAGAAGCAGAGAGAAAAAGTGATTTCTTGCAGGATCAAGAAGAACAAGCACGGCAAAGAGCAGCAACCTCTATTGATTCTGATACTAGAGCTCCTAAAAGACCATTGGTTGCTGGAACACTTTCTGAAACTATGGCAGCCACTTCACGCTGGGGAAACCAACCTAGTATTGAAGAGAGGGAGAAAATGTTGAGAGATGCAGCTGTAGCAAGGCATGCTTCGCTGGTGAAGTATCTTGACGAGAAGCTAGCCCTT GCAAAAGGCAAGGTAAAAAAGGCAGAAAATATGTTACGAAAATTGCAGGAAAATCGGGAACCATCTGAGCTGCCTACTGATTTGGAAATTTTATCTGCTGAGGAAAGATTTCTTTTCCGCAAAATGGGTCTTAGCATGAAACCCTTTCTGCTTCTAG GGAGGCGAGATGTTTTTGATGGAACTATAGAGAATATACATTTACATTGGAAATATCGGGAGCTTGTGAAGATCATTGCGGAGAGGAGGAATGCAGCACAAATAAAACACATTGCAATTACTCTTGAGGCTGAAAGTGGTGGCCTTTTGGTATCTATAGATAAGACTACCCAAGGCTATGCAATTATACTCTATCGTGGGAAAAATTACCAGCGTCCTAATGAATTCAGGCCCAAAAATCTTCTGACTAAGAGACAAGCATTGGCCCGTTCAATTGAACTCCAAAGACGTGAG GCACTAAAGCATCACATAACAGAGTTGCAGGATAAGATTCAAAACTTGAAGTCTGAGCTA GAAGATACGGAGATGGTTGAGGAGATTGATGAGGAAACCTTATTCTCGAGATTAGATGCAtctgatgatgaggatgatgtggAAAAG CAATTTGATGCGGAGGATCACAACTAG
- the LOC101267625 gene encoding uncharacterized protein isoform X6: protein MTQNPAVQKKISVLNQHNEKLAGVLHDTGSMEIVVLCHGFRSSKDFNTMVNLAVALEKEGISVFRFDFPGNGESEGSFQYGNYCREADDLHSVVEYFKGANRKVTAVLGHSKGGDVVLLYASKYHDVHTVINLSGRYNLEKGIAERLGKDFLEIIKKESFIDVKNRAGNVDYRVTEESLMDRLNTNMHDACLQIDKGCRVLTVHGSADEIIPVEDALEFDEIIPNHKLHIIEGANHCYTSHQAELMPVILPFIKEGLQH, encoded by the exons ATGACACAAAACCCag CTGTGCAGAAGAAAATTTCAGTGCTGAACCAACACAATGAGAAACTAGCCGGAGTGTTGCATGATACTGGATCTATGGAGATCGTGGTCTTGTGTCATGGATTTAGATCGTCAAAG GACTTCAACACTATGGTGAACCTTGCTGTTGCCCTGGAGAAAGAAGGAATCAGTGTATTTCGCTTTGATTTCCCTGGAAATGG TGAAAGTGAAGGTTCATTTCAGTATGGTAACTACTGTAGAGAGGCGGATGACTTGCATTCTGTGGTTGAATATTTCAAAGGAGCAAACCGCAAAGTAACAGCAGTCCTTGGACATAGTAAAG GAGGGGATGTTGTGCTTCTATATGCTTCTAAGTATCATGATGTTCACACAGTCATCAATTTGTCAGGCCGTTATAATCTTGAGAAAGGCATAGCAGAGCGCTTGGGGAAGGACTTTCTGGAAATAATCAAGAAGGAAAGCTTCATTGATGTTAAAAATAGAGCAG GAAATGTTGATTACCGTGTTACCGAGGAAAGTTTAATGGATCGACTTAATACAAACATGCATGATGCATGCCTTCAAATTGACAAAGGATGCAG GGTATTGACAGTTCATGGGTCTGCGGATGAAATTATTCCAGTGGAGGATGCGTTAGAGTTTGATGAAATCATACCGAACCACAAATTGCATATCATCGAAGGAGCCAATCATTGCTATACATCACACCAAGCTGAGTTAATGCCTGTGATCTTGCCATTCATAAAGGAAGGTCTGCAACACTGA
- the LOC101267625 gene encoding uncharacterized protein isoform X4 — protein sequence MGILAYNVNVVSPNFVLPKRSLFISEFPLPQIRFNPSSRRSIKLQVAFRMTQNPAVQKKISVLNQHNEKLAGVLHDTGSMEIVVLCHGFRSSKDFNTMVNLAVALEKEGISVFRFDFPGNGEADDLHSVVEYFKGANRKVTAVLGHSKGGDVVLLYASKYHDVHTVINLSGRYNLEKGIAERLGKDFLEIIKKESFIDVKNRAGNVDYRVTEESLMDRLNTNMHDACLQIDKGCRVLTVHGSADEIIPVEDALEFDEIIPNHKLHIIEGANHCYTSHQAELMPVILPFIKEGLQH from the exons ATGGGAATTTTGGCCTATAATGTCAATGTGGTATCCCCAAATTTTGTTCTACCCAAAAGATCACTTTTTATCTCAGAATTTCCTCTTCCACAGATTCGCTTTAATCCCTCAAGCAGGCGCAGCATCAAACTTCAAGTAGCTTTCAGAATGACACAAAACCCag CTGTGCAGAAGAAAATTTCAGTGCTGAACCAACACAATGAGAAACTAGCCGGAGTGTTGCATGATACTGGATCTATGGAGATCGTGGTCTTGTGTCATGGATTTAGATCGTCAAAG GACTTCAACACTATGGTGAACCTTGCTGTTGCCCTGGAGAAAGAAGGAATCAGTGTATTTCGCTTTGATTTCCCTGGAAATGG AGAGGCGGATGACTTGCATTCTGTGGTTGAATATTTCAAAGGAGCAAACCGCAAAGTAACAGCAGTCCTTGGACATAGTAAAG GAGGGGATGTTGTGCTTCTATATGCTTCTAAGTATCATGATGTTCACACAGTCATCAATTTGTCAGGCCGTTATAATCTTGAGAAAGGCATAGCAGAGCGCTTGGGGAAGGACTTTCTGGAAATAATCAAGAAGGAAAGCTTCATTGATGTTAAAAATAGAGCAG GAAATGTTGATTACCGTGTTACCGAGGAAAGTTTAATGGATCGACTTAATACAAACATGCATGATGCATGCCTTCAAATTGACAAAGGATGCAG GGTATTGACAGTTCATGGGTCTGCGGATGAAATTATTCCAGTGGAGGATGCGTTAGAGTTTGATGAAATCATACCGAACCACAAATTGCATATCATCGAAGGAGCCAATCATTGCTATACATCACACCAAGCTGAGTTAATGCCTGTGATCTTGCCATTCATAAAGGAAGGTCTGCAACACTGA